One Frankiales bacterium genomic region harbors:
- a CDS encoding transcriptional regulator has product MGATYHQFCPVSKAMELLDERWTMLVVRELVTGSERFNELRRGVPRMSPSLLSKRLQQLVRAGVVERVEDGAEVRYVLTEAGRELRPVVEAIGAWGVRWIGELGDEDLDPRLLLWDMHRNMDLDAVPRGRMVIGLSFTDVEPAQRDWWLVVAPDDVDVCDDDPGFPVSVSVQTRLRTMTDVWRGELTWRSAVRDHAIEVSGPERLRRALPTWFTWSAFAAVPRPA; this is encoded by the coding sequence ATGGGAGCGACCTACCACCAGTTCTGCCCGGTCTCCAAGGCGATGGAGCTGCTCGACGAGCGCTGGACGATGCTCGTGGTTCGCGAGCTGGTCACCGGCAGCGAACGGTTCAACGAGCTGCGCCGCGGCGTGCCGCGGATGTCGCCGTCGCTGCTGTCCAAGCGGCTCCAGCAGCTGGTGCGCGCCGGCGTGGTGGAGCGGGTGGAGGACGGCGCCGAAGTCCGCTACGTGCTCACCGAGGCCGGCCGCGAGCTGCGCCCGGTGGTGGAGGCGATCGGGGCCTGGGGCGTGCGCTGGATCGGCGAGCTCGGCGACGAGGACCTCGACCCGCGGCTGCTGCTGTGGGACATGCACCGCAACATGGACCTCGACGCCGTGCCCCGCGGCCGCATGGTGATCGGCCTGAGCTTCACCGACGTCGAGCCGGCGCAGCGCGACTGGTGGCTCGTGGTCGCGCCGGACGACGTCGACGTGTGCGACGACGACCCCGGCTTCCCGGTGTCGGTCAGCGTGCAGACCCGGCTGCGCACGATGACCGACGTGTGGCGCGGCGAGCTCACCTGGCGCTCGGCGGTGCGCGACCACGCGATCGAGGTCTCCGGTCCCGAGCGCCTGCGCCGCGCCCTGCCCACGTGGTTCACCTGGTCGGCGTTCGCCGCCGTCCCGCGCCCCGCCTGA
- a CDS encoding methyltransferase domain-containing protein: MTSTIDIRSDADRALKARLRTMWALGDYPAVAHDVIPHLGETLVAAAGVGPGQRVLDVAAGPGNAAIPAALAGADVVASDLTPALLEAGRANAAAAGASLAWEEADAEDLPYADASFDTVLSCVGVMFAPHHQLSADEMVRVARPGGTIALVSWTPAGYVGQMLKAVAPFAPPPPPGASPAPLWGDPEHLAGLLGDRVSDVRTERRSVRVDHFDSPSDFREYFKRNYGPTVAVYRSLADDPERSAALDAALDDLAASHGAPATREDGTVAHVMEWEYLLYLARRR, translated from the coding sequence ATGACCAGCACCATCGACATCCGCTCCGACGCCGACCGCGCCCTCAAGGCCCGGCTGCGCACGATGTGGGCGCTCGGCGACTACCCCGCCGTGGCGCACGACGTCATCCCCCACCTCGGCGAGACCCTCGTGGCGGCGGCCGGCGTCGGCCCCGGGCAGCGGGTGCTCGACGTCGCGGCCGGCCCGGGCAACGCCGCGATCCCCGCGGCGCTGGCGGGCGCCGACGTGGTGGCCAGCGACCTCACGCCGGCGCTTCTCGAGGCCGGGCGGGCCAACGCCGCGGCGGCGGGGGCGAGCCTGGCCTGGGAGGAGGCCGACGCCGAGGACCTGCCCTACGCCGACGCGTCGTTCGACACCGTGCTCTCGTGCGTGGGCGTGATGTTCGCGCCGCACCACCAGCTCAGCGCCGACGAGATGGTGCGGGTGGCCCGGCCCGGCGGCACGATCGCGCTGGTGAGCTGGACGCCGGCCGGCTACGTGGGCCAGATGCTCAAGGCGGTCGCGCCGTTCGCGCCACCGCCCCCGCCCGGCGCGTCCCCCGCACCGCTGTGGGGCGACCCCGAGCACCTCGCCGGCCTGCTCGGCGACCGGGTGAGCGACGTGCGGACCGAGCGGCGCAGCGTCCGGGTGGACCACTTCGACTCGCCGTCGGACTTCCGGGAGTACTTCAAGCGCAACTACGGCCCCACGGTGGCGGTCTACCGCTCGCTCGCCGACGACCCGGAGCGTTCGGCCGCGCTCGACGCCGCGCTCGACGACCTCGCGGCGTCGCACGGCGCTCCGGCGACGCGCGAGGACGGCACGGTCGCGCACGTCATGGAGTGGGAGTACCTGCTCTACCTCGCCCGCCGCCGCTGA
- a CDS encoding DEAD/DEAH box helicase codes for MAEAVAATLAGRGHLLVQAGTGTGKSLAYLVPAILHAVSPERRVVVATATLALQHQLVSRDLPRVADALEPILGRRPTYAVLKGRHNYVCLDRLNRGADDREDSDADALFAAPTTVLGRQARDLRAWVDETDTGDRDDLPFPVDGRVWRGVSVSGRECVGAQKCAFGQECFAELARERAGASQVVITNHAMLAIHTLDGVPLLPDHDGVVIDEGHELVDRATGAVTNELSAAMLERAVSRARRLLDPDLVERLESAHEALDVELAVRAEGLFGPVRVETVEGSLLLALASVRDTTHAAIGALAADSSSKDDPEANAAKSRARGLLGEVHDVAGELLSLDEQKVAWLDPGERRTPTLRIAPLTVAGLLRSTLFDESRVVVTSATMQLGGSFDPVARSFGLDLADRLEPEAPVTSTGGSGPAVRRPARTKPGAWTGLDVGSPFDYGRQGILYVAASVPPPGREGTDTAAMDELADLIGAAGGRTLALFSSWRGVERAAEHLAESLPDRLLDRGIVPLDAPVLVQKRGDSVADLVSRFAAEPRSVLLGTLSLWQGVDVPGEACHLVVIDRIPFPRPDDPLIAARSRYAEEHGGNGFTAVSVPRAALLLAQGVGRLIRSSTDRGVVAVLDPRLATARYGEYLRRSLPPFWYTTDGALVRQSLTRLDELATQPPAD; via the coding sequence ATGGCCGAGGCGGTCGCGGCCACCCTCGCCGGCCGGGGCCACCTGCTGGTGCAGGCGGGCACCGGCACAGGCAAGTCGCTGGCCTACCTCGTGCCCGCGATCCTGCACGCCGTCTCGCCCGAGCGGCGGGTGGTGGTCGCCACCGCCACGCTCGCGCTCCAGCACCAGCTCGTCTCGCGCGACCTGCCGCGCGTGGCCGACGCCCTCGAGCCCATCCTGGGCCGGCGTCCGACGTACGCCGTGCTCAAGGGGCGGCACAACTACGTGTGCCTCGACCGGCTCAACCGCGGCGCCGACGACCGCGAGGACTCCGACGCCGACGCCCTGTTCGCGGCGCCCACCACGGTGCTCGGCCGCCAGGCGCGCGACCTGCGCGCGTGGGTCGACGAGACCGACACCGGCGACCGCGACGACCTGCCGTTCCCCGTGGACGGCCGGGTGTGGCGCGGCGTCTCGGTGTCCGGCCGCGAGTGCGTCGGGGCGCAGAAGTGCGCCTTCGGGCAGGAGTGCTTCGCCGAGCTCGCGCGCGAGCGGGCCGGCGCCTCGCAGGTGGTGATCACCAACCACGCGATGCTCGCGATCCACACGCTCGACGGCGTCCCGCTGCTGCCGGACCACGACGGCGTGGTGATCGACGAGGGCCACGAGCTCGTCGACCGCGCCACTGGTGCCGTCACGAACGAGCTGTCGGCCGCGATGCTCGAGCGGGCGGTGTCGCGGGCGCGGCGCCTGCTCGACCCGGACCTCGTCGAGCGGCTCGAGTCGGCGCACGAGGCGCTCGACGTCGAGCTCGCCGTGCGCGCCGAGGGCCTGTTCGGCCCGGTGCGCGTCGAGACGGTCGAGGGCTCGCTGCTGCTCGCGCTCGCGTCGGTGCGCGACACCACCCACGCCGCCATCGGCGCGCTGGCCGCAGACTCCTCGAGCAAGGACGACCCCGAGGCCAACGCCGCCAAGTCCCGGGCCCGCGGCCTGCTCGGCGAGGTGCACGACGTCGCCGGCGAGCTGCTCTCGCTCGACGAGCAGAAGGTGGCCTGGCTCGACCCGGGGGAGCGCCGCACCCCCACCCTGCGGATCGCGCCGCTCACCGTGGCCGGGCTGCTGCGCAGCACGCTGTTCGACGAGAGCCGCGTCGTCGTCACCAGCGCCACGATGCAGCTCGGCGGCTCGTTCGACCCGGTCGCGCGCTCGTTCGGCCTCGACCTCGCCGACCGGCTCGAGCCCGAGGCGCCGGTCACGAGCACGGGCGGCTCCGGCCCGGCGGTGCGTCGTCCCGCCCGGACCAAGCCCGGGGCGTGGACCGGCCTCGACGTCGGGTCCCCGTTCGACTACGGGCGTCAGGGGATCCTCTACGTCGCGGCGTCCGTGCCGCCGCCCGGCCGCGAGGGCACCGACACCGCGGCGATGGACGAGCTGGCCGACCTCATCGGCGCCGCCGGCGGTCGCACGCTCGCGCTGTTCTCCTCGTGGCGCGGCGTCGAGCGCGCGGCCGAGCACCTCGCCGAGTCGCTGCCCGACCGCCTGCTCGACCGCGGCATCGTCCCGCTCGACGCGCCGGTGCTCGTGCAGAAGCGCGGCGACTCCGTGGCCGACCTCGTCTCGCGCTTCGCCGCGGAGCCGCGCTCGGTGCTGCTCGGCACGCTGTCGTTGTGGCAGGGGGTCGACGTCCCGGGGGAGGCGTGCCACCTCGTCGTCATCGACCGCATCCCGTTCCCGCGTCCGGACGACCCGCTCATCGCGGCGAGGTCGCGCTACGCCGAGGAGCACGGCGGCAACGGCTTCACCGCGGTGTCGGTGCCGCGCGCCGCGCTGCTGCTCGCGCAGGGCGTGGGCCGGCTGATCCGCTCCTCGACCGACCGCGGCGTGGTCGCCGTCCTCGACCCGCGGCTCGCGACCGCCCGCTACGGCGAGTACCTGCGCCGCTCGCTTCCGCCGTTCTGGTACACCACCGACGGCGCGCTCGTGCGCCAGTCGCTCACCCGCCTCGACGAGCTCGCGACCCAGCCCCCCGCCGACTGA